Proteins encoded in a region of the Streptomyces sp. NBC_00258 genome:
- a CDS encoding GNAT family N-acetyltransferase, whose translation MVTLETPRLILRRWREADVAPMAAVNADPEVMRWIRDGSVRDEQQTRGGIQAWESEWESQGFGLFAVEIRATGEFAGFTGLSVPDFLPEVLPAVEVGWRLGRSHWGQGLATEAAAAAVRFGFEERGLDRIVSITQVGNDASERIMTKLGMHPVRETVSPTCGRRVRVFELSSDQYVTTTR comes from the coding sequence GTGGTCACGCTTGAGACTCCCCGTTTGATCCTGCGTCGCTGGCGCGAGGCAGACGTTGCGCCCATGGCTGCCGTCAATGCCGACCCCGAGGTCATGCGGTGGATCCGTGACGGCAGCGTTCGTGACGAACAGCAGACCCGCGGCGGGATCCAGGCGTGGGAGAGCGAGTGGGAGTCACAGGGCTTCGGCCTGTTCGCCGTGGAGATTCGGGCCACTGGCGAGTTCGCCGGGTTCACCGGCCTTTCGGTACCCGACTTCTTGCCGGAGGTCCTGCCGGCGGTTGAGGTCGGCTGGCGGCTGGGGCGTTCCCACTGGGGTCAGGGCTTGGCCACCGAGGCCGCTGCGGCCGCTGTACGGTTCGGGTTCGAAGAGCGAGGGCTGGATCGGATCGTCAGCATCACTCAAGTGGGCAACGACGCCTCCGAACGGATCATGACCAAACTCGGGATGCATCCGGTCCGTGAGACCGTCAGTCCCACGTGCGGTCGGCGAGTACGGGTGTTCGAGTTGTCGTCGGATCAGTACGTCACAACCACTCGTTGA
- the map gene encoding type I methionyl aminopeptidase, with protein MVEIKTDTALDAMREAGRIVAQALAAAREAAGVGVSLQELDEAARTVLTKAGARSPFLGYQPSFASTPFPAVLCTSVNDAVAHGVPTGYRLRDGDLVSIDCGAELDGWTGDAAISFTVGTPRPADLDLIDATQRALDAGIAAAIPGNRIGDISHAIGAIAEAARCGMPADFGGHGIGRSMHEDPHVPNRGRSRRGFRLRHGLTLAIEPMLMAGGHDDYYTALDGWTLRTTDGSRAAHIEHTIAITEEGPRILTLP; from the coding sequence ATGGTGGAGATCAAGACCGACACGGCGCTGGACGCGATGCGGGAAGCCGGGCGCATCGTGGCCCAAGCCCTCGCCGCCGCCCGGGAAGCGGCAGGCGTCGGGGTGTCCCTGCAAGAACTGGACGAAGCGGCGCGCACGGTGCTGACCAAGGCCGGGGCCCGCTCGCCCTTCCTCGGCTACCAGCCCTCCTTCGCCTCCACCCCCTTCCCCGCAGTGCTCTGCACCTCGGTCAACGACGCCGTGGCGCATGGGGTCCCCACCGGCTACCGGCTGCGTGACGGCGATCTGGTCAGTATCGACTGTGGCGCGGAACTCGACGGCTGGACCGGAGACGCGGCCATCAGCTTCACCGTCGGCACCCCTCGGCCCGCCGACCTGGACCTGATCGACGCCACCCAGCGCGCTCTCGACGCCGGCATCGCCGCCGCCATCCCCGGCAACCGCATCGGTGACATCTCGCACGCCATCGGCGCCATCGCCGAAGCGGCCCGCTGCGGCATGCCCGCAGACTTCGGGGGTCACGGCATCGGTCGCAGCATGCACGAAGATCCGCACGTCCCCAACCGGGGACGCTCCCGCCGCGGCTTCCGCCTCCGCCACGGCCTGACTCTCGCCATCGAACCCATGCTCATGGCCGGCGGGCACGACGACTACTACACCGCACTCGACGGCTGGACCCTCCGTACCACCGACGGCAGCCGAGCGGCCCATATCGAGCACACCATCGCCATCACCGAAGAAGGCCCCCGCATCCTGACCCTGCCCTGA
- a CDS encoding winged helix-turn-helix transcriptional regulator, producing MTRTPLSGVACSIARATDLFGDAWTALIMRDVLVGIRRFDELAEDLGLSRKTLAARLARLVEEGVLTRERYQAAPPREEYVATEKGREFYQVLLALMAWGDKWYAGPAGPPAQIRHDACGHLATPVVSCDACREPLTVADTTQLPGPGGRVGPGTQLLGPLIAARGEGAPEPEPAQNPVRSVP from the coding sequence GTGACCCGTACCCCCCTCTCCGGCGTCGCGTGCTCGATCGCCCGCGCGACCGATCTGTTCGGCGACGCCTGGACGGCCCTGATCATGCGCGACGTCCTCGTCGGCATCCGCCGCTTCGACGAGCTGGCGGAGGACCTCGGCCTGTCCCGCAAGACCCTCGCCGCGCGGCTGGCCCGGCTGGTCGAGGAAGGCGTACTGACGCGCGAGCGATACCAGGCCGCTCCGCCGCGCGAGGAGTACGTGGCCACGGAGAAGGGCCGGGAGTTCTACCAGGTGCTGCTGGCGCTGATGGCCTGGGGCGACAAGTGGTACGCAGGACCCGCAGGGCCGCCTGCCCAGATCCGCCACGATGCCTGTGGGCACCTGGCCACGCCGGTCGTGTCCTGCGACGCGTGCCGGGAGCCGCTCACGGTAGCCGACACGACGCAACTGCCCGGCCCCGGCGGGCGCGTGGGGCCGGGCACGCAGCTGCTGGGGCCGCTGATCGCTGCCCGGGGAGAGGGTGCCCCAGAGCCGGAACCCGCCCAGAATCCCGTCCGATCAGTTCCGTGA
- a CDS encoding methyltransferase domain-containing protein — protein MATAPHIALDTAGPTVVDGRHIRALTFQSVRLEYLRRVLSEVGLTAAGSRALVVGSGRGLLARGLAQLGFEVVAADASPAATALAQEADDGLGITYLTTPAEELGLPDDSFDLLYCADTLEITERPDAVLAAAARVLRPGGAFVYDTVNRTSISRLIYLGAFQAFPGTRIMPRGRYAAHRLRRPTELAEALGRAGLSAQDVSAFKPRDVRSLVRATRGRRRGSLTDEQLPELVDMVLEPQGSPVVTYLGHAIRRV, from the coding sequence ATGGCCACCGCCCCGCACATCGCACTCGACACGGCCGGGCCCACGGTCGTCGACGGCCGCCACATCCGGGCCCTGACCTTTCAGTCCGTACGTCTTGAGTACCTGCGCCGCGTGCTCTCGGAGGTGGGTCTCACGGCGGCAGGCAGCCGGGCGCTCGTCGTCGGGAGCGGGCGCGGTCTTCTGGCCCGCGGTCTCGCCCAGCTAGGTTTCGAGGTCGTCGCCGCCGATGCGTCCCCCGCCGCGACGGCCCTCGCCCAGGAAGCGGACGACGGTCTCGGTATCACGTACCTCACGACACCCGCGGAGGAACTCGGCCTGCCTGACGACTCCTTCGACCTCCTGTACTGCGCCGACACCCTCGAGATCACCGAACGGCCTGACGCGGTCCTCGCGGCGGCGGCGCGCGTGCTGCGCCCCGGCGGAGCCTTCGTCTACGACACCGTGAACCGCACTTCCATCTCTCGCCTCATCTACCTCGGCGCCTTCCAGGCCTTCCCCGGCACACGGATCATGCCCCGCGGCCGCTATGCCGCACACCGGCTGCGCCGCCCGACGGAGCTCGCCGAGGCCCTCGGCCGGGCGGGGCTGTCCGCGCAGGACGTCTCGGCGTTCAAGCCGCGCGACGTACGCAGCCTGGTACGCGCGACGCGCGGGCGCAGGCGCGGCTCGCTGACCGACGAGCAACTGCCGGAGCTGGTCGACATGGTGCTCGAGCCTCAGGGCAGTCCGGTGGTGACGTATCTGGGCCACGCGATCCGCCGGGTATGA
- a CDS encoding M15 family metallopeptidase gives MNRTPPSAQKRNRWIRWLPVVGLVVVIAAMIAALGYQMPKSSSSSAASPTNTLRMERRGALGEADGAVPDGVTVFDGEIPAVANLDPELLKALRQAATDAADNGVELYVNSGWRSPEYQDQLRREAVSKYGSEDEAARWVATATTSPHVSGDAVDLGNSDATAWLSKHGAEYGLCQIYRNEPWHYELRTDAIDRGCPQMYTDATQDPRMQQ, from the coding sequence ATGAATCGAACTCCACCATCAGCACAAAAAAGGAACCGCTGGATTCGATGGCTCCCAGTCGTCGGCCTGGTAGTCGTCATAGCAGCGATGATCGCAGCACTCGGCTACCAGATGCCGAAGTCCTCGTCCTCATCGGCCGCATCACCCACGAACACTCTTCGCATGGAACGTCGCGGTGCGCTCGGCGAGGCAGATGGCGCCGTCCCCGACGGCGTGACGGTCTTCGATGGCGAGATTCCGGCTGTGGCCAACCTCGATCCGGAGCTGCTCAAAGCCCTCCGCCAGGCTGCAACGGACGCCGCGGACAACGGAGTCGAGTTATACGTCAACAGCGGCTGGCGTTCCCCGGAGTACCAGGATCAGCTTCGTCGCGAGGCGGTCTCCAAGTACGGATCTGAAGACGAGGCCGCCCGATGGGTGGCGACCGCGACGACGTCTCCTCACGTGTCGGGGGACGCCGTCGACCTCGGGAACTCCGATGCGACGGCGTGGCTGTCCAAACACGGTGCCGAGTACGGGCTGTGCCAGATCTACAGGAACGAACCCTGGCACTACGAACTGCGCACCGACGCGATCGATCGTGGCTGCCCGCAGATGTATACCGACGCCACTCAGGACCCGAGAATGCAGCAGTGA
- a CDS encoding GNAT family N-acetyltransferase, with protein MTLATPVLHTARLRLRPFTDADADLLFALHSSSYVMRYWDSPPWTDRARAERFINMCRTMADEGTGARVAIDRASDGAFVGWCGLTGWNPDYRSASLGYVLDEAMWGHGYATETAHALLQWAFDTLDLNRVQAETDTRNVASARVLEKIGFMREGTLREDCVVNGEVSDSWVFGLIRREWAATSATNE; from the coding sequence ATGACTTTGGCCACCCCCGTACTGCACACCGCTCGCCTGCGACTGCGCCCGTTCACCGACGCCGACGCGGACCTGCTCTTCGCCCTGCACAGCAGCTCGTACGTGATGCGCTACTGGGACTCCCCGCCGTGGACCGACCGGGCCCGCGCCGAACGCTTCATCAACATGTGCCGGACGATGGCGGACGAAGGCACCGGGGCCCGGGTGGCCATCGACCGCGCTTCTGACGGGGCCTTCGTCGGCTGGTGCGGTCTGACCGGATGGAACCCGGACTACCGCAGCGCGTCGTTGGGCTACGTCCTCGACGAAGCGATGTGGGGACACGGCTACGCGACGGAGACCGCGCACGCCTTGCTGCAGTGGGCATTCGACACACTGGACCTGAATCGAGTTCAGGCCGAGACCGATACGCGCAACGTGGCATCTGCCCGGGTCCTGGAAAAGATCGGATTCATGCGTGAAGGGACGTTGCGGGAGGACTGCGTCGTGAACGGCGAGGTATCCGACTCGTGGGTGTTCGGGTTGATCAGGCGAGAGTGGGCGGCAACCAGCGCCACGAACGAGTGA
- a CDS encoding class I SAM-dependent DNA methyltransferase: MNTDDWMEETRASYNTVAASYADQMRNLLDETPYERAVLALFADQVRTSGGGPVADVGCGPGRITAHLRDLGVDAFGIDLSPGMIEVARRDHPGLRFELGSMTDLDLADGSMAGLVAWYSLIHIPDDEISSVFAHFKRVVRPGGPLLLGFHVGDESQLKTQGYGGHPMKLHVHRRQQSRMAAWLNEAGFTVEAHRTLTSAESTLGGIVLARRQPDTQ; encoded by the coding sequence CTGAACACTGACGACTGGATGGAAGAAACTCGGGCGTCCTACAACACCGTCGCCGCCAGCTACGCGGACCAGATGCGCAACCTGCTGGACGAAACGCCCTATGAGCGCGCGGTCCTGGCGCTGTTCGCCGACCAGGTGCGCACCAGCGGCGGGGGCCCGGTCGCGGACGTGGGATGCGGACCGGGGAGAATCACGGCCCACTTGCGTGACCTGGGAGTGGACGCCTTCGGGATCGATCTGTCGCCCGGGATGATCGAGGTGGCTCGGCGCGACCACCCCGGGCTACGGTTCGAGCTCGGCTCGATGACCGACCTCGACCTTGCTGATGGCTCGATGGCCGGGCTGGTCGCCTGGTACTCGCTGATCCACATCCCCGACGACGAGATCAGCTCGGTCTTCGCGCACTTCAAGCGAGTGGTCCGGCCTGGTGGCCCTTTGCTGCTCGGCTTCCACGTGGGTGATGAGTCGCAGCTGAAGACGCAGGGCTATGGCGGCCATCCGATGAAGCTCCACGTCCATCGTCGACAGCAGAGCCGCATGGCTGCCTGGCTCAACGAAGCCGGCTTCACCGTCGAAGCGCACCGGACTCTCACCTCGGCCGAGAGCACACTCGGGGGAATCGTTCTCGCACGTCGCCAGCCCGATACCCAGTAG
- a CDS encoding ALF repeat-containing protein has product MRLTRATLAVAAGALAPALLLSTPSLASATTPSTAAAAAAADTGSPYDEMDADDLRIAIVRILADPDSGRRVTREANELLDDGTVEEMRAWLETGYRLAQAEDDRVAIARILADPDSGRAVVRKANKALDDGSPEVVREFLETGLRLAQAEDDRVAIARILADPNISDALRAAANAALDDNTPEALRYFLEVGQYEVDS; this is encoded by the coding sequence GTGAGACTGACCCGCGCGACCCTCGCCGTAGCCGCCGGCGCCCTCGCTCCGGCCCTGCTGCTCTCCACTCCGTCCTTGGCCAGCGCCACGACGCCGTCGACCGCTGCCGCCGCGGCAGCAGCGGACACGGGCTCCCCCTACGACGAGATGGACGCGGACGACCTGCGCATCGCGATCGTCCGCATCCTGGCCGACCCCGACAGCGGCAGGCGCGTGACCCGAGAGGCCAACGAACTCCTCGACGACGGCACGGTGGAGGAGATGCGCGCCTGGCTCGAGACCGGCTACCGCCTCGCTCAGGCCGAGGACGACCGCGTCGCCATCGCCAGGATCCTCGCCGACCCCGACAGCGGCAGGGCCGTCGTCCGTAAGGCCAACAAGGCCCTCGACGACGGCAGCCCCGAGGTCGTGCGCGAATTCCTCGAAACCGGCCTCCGTCTCGCTCAGGCCGAGGACGACCGTGTGGCCATCGCGCGGATACTGGCCGATCCGAACATCAGCGACGCCCTGCGCGCGGCAGCGAACGCGGCCCTGGACGACAACACCCCAGAAGCGCTGCGCTACTTCCTTGAGGTCGGCCAGTACGAGGTCGACAGCTAG
- a CDS encoding DNA alkylation repair protein, producing MAELAELEDPKAREVNEKHGDDHGVNLSKLRALAKRLKTQQELARHLWDTGDTAARLLAILICRPKAFEHDELDVMLREARTPKVHDWLVNYVVKKNPHSEELRLTWSANPDPVVASAGWALTTERVAKKPEVLDLAGLLDVIEAEMKSAPDRLQWAMNHCLAQIGIEHPEHRTRAIGIGERLGVLKDYPTSPGCTSPFAPIWITEMVRRQHDK from the coding sequence ATGGCCGAGTTGGCCGAGCTCGAGGACCCGAAGGCACGCGAGGTGAACGAAAAGCACGGTGACGATCACGGTGTGAACCTCAGCAAGCTGCGCGCGCTCGCGAAGCGGCTCAAGACGCAGCAGGAACTCGCGCGCCACCTCTGGGACACGGGTGACACCGCGGCGAGACTGCTGGCGATCCTGATCTGCCGCCCGAAGGCGTTCGAGCATGACGAGTTGGACGTCATGTTGCGCGAGGCACGCACCCCCAAGGTGCACGACTGGCTCGTGAACTACGTGGTCAAGAAGAACCCGCACTCCGAAGAGCTGCGCCTGACCTGGTCCGCCAATCCGGATCCAGTGGTCGCAAGTGCCGGCTGGGCACTGACAACCGAACGCGTGGCAAAGAAGCCCGAGGTGCTCGACCTCGCAGGTCTGCTCGATGTCATCGAAGCGGAGATGAAAAGCGCTCCGGATCGCCTGCAGTGGGCGATGAACCACTGCCTGGCTCAGATCGGAATCGAGCACCCCGAGCACCGCACCCGTGCGATCGGCATCGGTGAGCGCCTGGGGGTGCTCAAGGACTACCCGACTTCCCCGGGCTGCACCTCTCCGTTCGCGCCCATCTGGATCACCGAGATGGTGCGCCGACAGCACGACAAGTAG
- a CDS encoding LysR family transcriptional regulator gives MDVTAVRTFVAVADAGQFQEAATDLSVTPQAVSKRIAALEKELGVQLFTRDARGARLAIDGQAFLPHARRLLQAAERAVASVRPEHRALRVDVIGRQLSLAGLLRGFHRAHPETELDVVTLFDSETAIAAVRAGTIDATFRAVTMPGQQLPHSVEATSVFDEPLHLFTGPGHEYANAPAITPAQLAGRRIWMPGNMPRTEWAAYYDEFAAAFGIIIDSVGPDFGIEPLLDTIANSTTLGTFVSEQTPLVWPAGHDLRRIPVKDPTPIYPHSLIWRTDNPHPSLAALRQHLTSACPGRPNSGIWAPGWSHPVQPERA, from the coding sequence ATGGACGTCACTGCCGTGCGCACCTTCGTCGCCGTTGCGGATGCGGGACAGTTCCAAGAGGCCGCCACCGATCTCTCGGTCACTCCGCAAGCGGTGTCCAAACGTATTGCCGCCCTGGAAAAGGAACTCGGCGTCCAGCTCTTCACCCGGGACGCACGCGGAGCGCGGCTCGCCATCGACGGGCAGGCGTTCCTGCCCCACGCCCGCAGGCTCCTCCAAGCCGCTGAGCGGGCCGTCGCTTCGGTACGGCCAGAACATCGGGCGTTGCGCGTCGACGTGATCGGGCGCCAGCTCTCCCTGGCCGGTCTGCTGCGCGGCTTCCACCGGGCCCACCCCGAGACCGAACTGGATGTCGTGACGCTGTTCGACTCCGAAACGGCCATCGCCGCCGTCCGGGCCGGAACCATCGATGCGACTTTCCGTGCTGTGACCATGCCCGGCCAGCAGCTCCCCCACAGCGTGGAAGCCACATCCGTCTTCGACGAACCACTGCACCTGTTCACCGGACCGGGACACGAGTATGCGAACGCCCCCGCGATCACTCCCGCCCAGCTCGCCGGACGCCGGATCTGGATGCCCGGGAACATGCCCCGCACCGAGTGGGCCGCGTACTACGACGAGTTCGCCGCCGCCTTCGGCATCATCATCGACTCAGTCGGCCCGGACTTCGGTATCGAGCCCCTGCTCGACACCATCGCCAATTCCACGACACTGGGCACCTTCGTCAGCGAGCAGACCCCGCTGGTCTGGCCCGCCGGCCACGACCTGCGTCGCATCCCCGTCAAAGACCCGACCCCGATCTACCCTCACTCACTGATCTGGCGCACCGACAACCCTCACCCCTCCCTGGCCGCCCTGCGCCAACACCTCACATCCGCCTGTCCCGGCCGCCCCAACAGCGGCATCTGGGCACCAGGATGGAGCCACCCCGTGCAACCTGAACGTGCCTGA
- a CDS encoding DapH/DapD/GlmU-related protein: MPDQDRLYVRTPEFARVAERIELVTTLTSRLNVLPFDNKAARAALLSEIVGKPVPSSVTVYPPFYTDHGLGIDFGEHVFVNQGCTFLDQGGISLGDGVLIGPKTNLISSDHPLPASERSEFITRAPIRIEANAWLGAAVTVLPGVTIGRGAVVGAGAVVTKDVPPNTLVTGPSAFERKRWND, encoded by the coding sequence TTGCCTGACCAAGACCGTCTCTACGTCCGCACGCCCGAGTTCGCGCGGGTGGCCGAGCGAATCGAGCTCGTGACCACGCTCACGTCACGGCTCAACGTCCTGCCCTTCGACAACAAGGCCGCACGCGCGGCTCTGTTGTCCGAGATCGTCGGCAAGCCGGTCCCCAGCTCTGTCACCGTCTATCCACCCTTCTACACCGACCATGGGCTTGGCATCGACTTCGGTGAGCACGTCTTCGTCAATCAGGGCTGTACCTTCTTGGACCAGGGCGGCATCAGCCTGGGCGACGGTGTCCTGATAGGTCCGAAGACCAACCTGATCTCCTCCGACCATCCCCTCCCGGCGTCCGAGCGAAGCGAGTTCATCACCCGGGCACCCATCAGGATCGAAGCCAACGCGTGGCTCGGCGCGGCGGTCACGGTTCTCCCCGGTGTCACGATCGGACGTGGTGCCGTGGTCGGCGCTGGAGCCGTCGTCACGAAGGACGTTCCCCCCAACACACTGGTGACCGGACCGTCAGCGTTCGAGCGCAAACGGTGGAACGACTGA
- a CDS encoding GlxA family transcriptional regulator translates to MPAPRPHRVAVLVLEGAKPLDVGIPAQVFTTRASMPYEVRVCGATPGLVTGGDGLAYSVAHGLDALAWADIVFVPGYRFPDRDDPPQAVVEALIAAHNRGARLAAISTGAFALAATGLLDGRRATTHWHYTRALAARHPLVRVDENVLFVDEGSVLTSAGAASGIDLCLHILRGDLGVAASNHAARRLVAAPYRSGGQAQYVPRSVPEPLGERFAATREWALHRLGEPLTLDILARQAGVSPRTFSRRFVDETGYTPMQWVMRARIDLARELLERSQRGVEQIAADIGLGTGANLRLHFQRILGTTPSEYRRTFTRGE, encoded by the coding sequence GTGCCTGCACCCCGCCCACATCGTGTCGCCGTCCTTGTACTCGAGGGTGCGAAGCCGCTCGATGTCGGAATTCCCGCGCAGGTGTTCACGACCCGCGCGAGCATGCCGTACGAGGTGCGGGTGTGCGGGGCGACACCCGGTCTCGTGACCGGCGGCGACGGCCTCGCGTACTCCGTCGCCCACGGCCTCGACGCGCTTGCGTGGGCCGACATCGTCTTCGTCCCCGGCTACCGGTTCCCGGACCGCGACGATCCGCCGCAGGCCGTCGTCGAGGCACTGATCGCCGCCCACAACCGGGGTGCGCGGCTCGCCGCCATCTCGACGGGTGCCTTCGCGCTCGCCGCCACGGGCCTGCTCGACGGCAGACGCGCCACGACGCACTGGCACTACACGCGGGCACTCGCGGCCAGGCATCCGCTCGTCCGGGTCGACGAGAACGTGCTGTTCGTCGACGAGGGCAGCGTGCTCACGTCGGCAGGCGCCGCCTCCGGCATCGACCTGTGCCTGCACATCCTGCGTGGCGACCTCGGAGTGGCCGCGTCCAACCACGCGGCCCGGCGTCTGGTCGCGGCCCCTTACCGCAGCGGCGGCCAGGCCCAGTACGTGCCGCGCAGCGTCCCCGAGCCGCTCGGGGAGCGGTTCGCCGCCACCCGCGAGTGGGCGCTGCACCGGCTCGGCGAGCCCCTCACCCTCGACATACTGGCGCGGCAGGCGGGGGTCTCGCCGCGCACGTTCTCCCGGCGCTTCGTCGACGAGACCGGCTACACGCCGATGCAGTGGGTGATGCGCGCCCGCATCGACCTGGCCCGCGAACTGCTGGAGCGCTCGCAGCGCGGCGTCGAACAGATCGCCGCCGACATCGGGCTCGGCACCGGCGCGAACCTGCGCCTGCACTTCCAGCGCATCCTCGGCACCACACCGAGCGAGTACCGGCGCACCTTCACGCGGGGCGAGTAA
- the gap gene encoding type I glyceraldehyde-3-phosphate dehydrogenase, which translates to MTRIAINGFGRIGRNVLRALLERDGALEIVAVNDLTEPATLARLLAYDSTAGRLGRPVTVDGDVLVVDGRRIKVLAEREPAQLPWAELGVDIVLEATGRFTSAKAARAHLDAGARKVLVSAPSDGADVTLAFGVNTDAYDPAVHTIVSNASCTTNALAPLAKVLDDLAGIEHGFMTTVHAYTQEQNLQDGPHRDARRARAAGVNIVPTTTGAAKAIGLVLPNLDGKLSGDSIRVPVPVGSIVELNTTVARDVTRDDVLAAYRADAQGPLSGVLEYSEDPLVSSDIVGNPASSIFDSALTRVEGRHVKVVAWYDNEWGFSNRVIDTLELLATG; encoded by the coding sequence ATGACTCGCATCGCCATCAACGGATTCGGCCGCATCGGACGCAATGTGCTGCGCGCCCTGCTGGAGCGCGACGGCGCCCTGGAGATCGTCGCCGTCAACGACCTGACGGAGCCCGCCACTCTCGCCCGGCTGCTCGCCTATGACAGCACGGCCGGCCGGCTCGGACGCCCGGTGACCGTCGACGGGGACGTACTCGTCGTCGACGGCCGTCGGATCAAGGTGCTGGCCGAGCGCGAACCGGCGCAGCTGCCGTGGGCCGAACTCGGCGTCGACATCGTCCTGGAAGCCACTGGCCGCTTCACCTCGGCCAAGGCCGCCCGGGCCCACCTCGACGCGGGCGCGCGCAAGGTGCTCGTCAGCGCGCCGTCGGACGGCGCCGACGTCACGCTCGCGTTCGGGGTCAACACCGACGCCTACGACCCGGCCGTGCACACGATCGTCTCGAACGCCTCCTGCACCACCAACGCGCTCGCCCCGCTGGCCAAGGTGCTCGACGACCTCGCCGGTATCGAGCACGGGTTCATGACGACGGTGCACGCCTACACGCAGGAGCAGAACCTGCAGGACGGTCCGCACCGCGACGCCCGTCGCGCCCGGGCCGCCGGCGTCAACATCGTGCCGACCACGACCGGCGCCGCCAAGGCGATCGGCCTAGTGCTGCCCAACCTCGACGGCAAGCTGTCGGGCGACTCGATCCGCGTACCGGTGCCGGTGGGCTCGATCGTCGAACTCAACACGACCGTCGCCCGCGACGTGACGCGCGACGACGTGCTGGCGGCGTACCGCGCCGATGCCCAGGGGCCGCTCTCCGGCGTCCTCGAGTACTCGGAGGACCCGCTCGTCTCCTCCGACATCGTGGGCAATCCCGCCTCGTCGATCTTCGACTCGGCCCTCACCCGCGTCGAGGGCCGCCACGTCAAGGTGGTCGCGTGGTACGACAACGAGTGGGGCTTCTCGAACCGAGTGATCGACACGCTCGAACTCCTCGCCACCGGCTGA